A genomic stretch from Coffea arabica cultivar ET-39 chromosome 10c, Coffea Arabica ET-39 HiFi, whole genome shotgun sequence includes:
- the LOC140015799 gene encoding uncharacterized protein: protein MTFDKLKESLTSPPVIQPPDWSLPFEIMCDASDYAVGAVLGQRIGRTAHAIYYASKALNGVQFNYSTTEKELLVVVLVLEKFRPYLLDAKVTVFSDHAILRYLMTKKDKEQPLRETFPEEQLLAINSFAPWYADIVNFLVTNQLLTDWPKTKRDKLKSDVKYYIWDDPYLWRQYYVSKWVEAKPICTNDSRVVAEFFKSNIFVRFEMPRVVISDRGIHFCNKIIAALFRKYGVLYKTCLREGLSSSRGVRTQGVLGGEECNMNLEDAGVQRKLQLQELEKIRNEAYENVTIYKEKMEIQSLKTENKFVVNGHRLKPYFEGFSVKEVEVVHLKDPIYLV from the exons ATGACATTTGACAAATTGAAGGAATCGTTAACCTCACCGCCCGTCATCCAACCGCCGGACTGGAGCCTCCCATTTGAAATAATGTGTGACGCGAGTGACTATGCAGTGGGAGCAGTGTTAGGGCAAAGAATTGGCAGGACGGCACATGCAATCTACTATGCATCAAAGGCGTTGAATGGAGTTCAATTCAATTATTCTACAACGGAGAAAGAATTACTAGTTGTGGTTCttgtattagaaaaatttagacCTTATTTGTTAGATGCAAAAGTAACAGTTTTCTCTGATCATGCAATCTTAAGGTACTTGATGACGAAGAAGGAT AAAGAGCAACCATTGAGAGAGACATTTCCAGAGGAGCAACTCCTTGCCATTAATTCATTTGCACCCTGGTATGCTGACATTGTAAATTTCTTAGTGACTAATCAACTGCTTACAGATTGGCCCAAGactaagagagacaagttaaaAAGTGATGTCAAATACTATATTTGGGACGACCCCTACCTGTGGAGGCAAT ATTATGTCTCTAAGTGGGTGGAAGCAAAACCCATATGTACTAATGATTCTAGAGTGGTTGCAGAGTTTTTCAAATCTAACATATTTGTCCGCTTTGAGATGCCGAGAGTTGTGATAAGTGATAGGGGCATACACTTTTGTAATAAGATTATTGCTGCCCTGTTCCGAAAATATGGCGTGCTCTACAAG ACTTGTCTTCGGGAAGGCTTGTCATCTTCCCGTGGAGTTCGAACACAAGGCGTTTTGGGCGGTGAAGAATGCAACATGAACCTGGAAGATGCGGGGGTCCAAAGGAAATTGCAGCTACAAGAATTGGAGAAAATTAGGAATGAAGCATATGAGAATGTCACGATCTataaggaaaaaa tggagatcCAAAGTTTAAAGACAGAGAACAAATTCGTGGTGAATGGCCATCGTCTCAAACCTTATTTTGAAGGATTCTCAGTTAAAGAAGTAGAAGTTGTACACCTCAAGGATCCAATTTATCTTGTTTGA